The genome window CTAAGTGATgtttacttttgtaattttggCTTTTGCTTTGTAAGAGTTGTTGCGGTTGTCATTGATATTGCTTTGTTACTGTGTTTGATGGTTGTTTGCTAAGCCTTCAGAATGAGTTTGGAACCAACCAAAAGACCAAACCGAACAGCTATTAAGCAGTTGGTTTGGTTAGGTGAAACCTCTGTTGGTCTGTCAACTCTGTTCGCATAGGTTTAGTAATACCCAAATTGACCAATTTGGTTCGGTTCAGCTTGGATTTCTCAATCTTTCGCAACAGACCAATGCTCGTATCACACATTAGCTACAATTATGTTATATTTGGCAAACTTCGACAGACTACAAATGATATATGTGTAGCTCAAACACCATGTCTTTATAACTGTTGATCTACTGCCAAACTTTCAGGACAAAGTATGCGACACATGTGGGGATATTGGTTATGAGACAGCACTGGTCATTTGCAAAAAATGCAAAGTTGGTTGTGAACATCTGTACGACCTCTCTCTTGTATTTTATTTCAtccattatatatttttaatgtttcccttatgaaagaaaagaatatgcactttattttaaaaaataaaaaagacttGGTTTTTCGAGTAACTAGGCATTGGAGGTGAAAGTTGCTGTCTCTTTTTACAACATCTACATAAAGTTCATAAGATAATGCAGTGAAATTATACTAGGTAAAATTAAGTCAATTGTATTATGTATTAATGTATACCTTCATGAAAACGGGGATACTTTCTGATTATACATCGAACTAAATTACAAGGCTCATATGATTGTAGTTGTTGCAGCATGTGTTCTGAAGTGCTTATTGTAACtttatatatctttaatttGTCGAATTGTAGGTAGAATCTATGATATAAGATGTGCTTACCCTTTTAAGAATGAGATTCGCAGATTAACCTCCTATCCTGAATCTAAGAGATCTAATGTCTTAGCCTGATTTGTTAATATGTATGATGTATCGATCTGTACCGTAGGGACCACTTTCGCAGCGAGGCCTGTGATTATTGGCCATTGTTTGTGCTATTTATTCTCTGCATTTAGATATTTCTGAGTTTTCGTGTACAAGCTTATCTTGTTCAGACTGCTGTACAATTTTCTGGGTTTCTGCATTCTTCATTCAGACATGTGACAATAGATTTTTTAGACAAGCTTATGTTGTCTAGCCTGCGGTAAAGTGTAAACTATATTATCTTCCCCATGTGCTGAAAACGAGACTTCATTGCACAGAAATAGTGTAATTGTACCTCCAAAGTATCAATATTTTCTGGTCTAAAAATGCAAGATATTCTAGATACTGGTTACAATACCTCCTGTGACTGGTGTACTTGGTAATTTTTTGGTTCCAACTATCGCCTTTTAATTCTTATGTCAACAAGATTAAGTGCTATGAATTATTCATCATAATGTGTGCATGACTGTTAGATGAAGAGTCCTACTAATAAGCTCCTTTAATTAATagtattttgttttcattttattgTTATCATAAATCTTTAAAAGTGTTCCTGGTTTTCAGCTATTGCATGAGGAAGTTTTATATGGCTGCACCTGCTGATTGGTGCTGTGAGATGTGTAAAAGTATCAGCATGGATTCATCAGACTGTGGTTTGAAGAAAGAGTCATTTAAAGCTGTTACGTGTGATCTTTCTACTAAGCTGCATCATGGTCCTAAAGATTTTACAGACCGGAAAAGTTTTTGTAAGGGTGCGCGAGGTAATTGGCATGAAAAAGCGGTAGGAACAGGGAAAACTAAATATTTATGGACCAGTGAAGTTAAGAACATGCCATCAGGAGAGAAGAAAGGAGAATCCACATGCGTAGGTCCTGTCTCAAGAAAGCCATCTAAATCCATAGCATCTGAACATAATATCGCTAGTATGAAGCCTAAAAGTATCATTTATGCTGACTCTTCTTTTATGGTGAAAAGCAATCCAAAGTTTGGGCCATCCAGAAATTCCTCTGTTAGGTCTGGTAATATCCAGAATAACACATcggtgaaaaaagtcaaaggtTTGTCTATCACTTTcacaaaaatattactttaatgTCTTAAGGTTGCCATAGCCTATAAACGACATTACTTTTTGCTTTCTTTTCTCTTCACGTGTAAGGTAAAGAATCATCTTATATTTGTGTCTTTACCCCGCCTCTTCAATAGTTGTTTTAATCCTAATTGGCCTATATGATATGCAAATAGACTTTGGCCAACTGCTGACTAGATTTACATTAATAGATGGTTGAAGTCTCAACATGCAATGTTAtgctcaattttaaattttttttttctttttttatcatCTAATAATCATTTATAACCACAAATGTATGTCCGATTactctaaaatattaaatttgtccAGGATTTCTAATATTCTTAGTCCAGACAATGACTTGAGTTCTAGACTATATGGCTTTTGTTCAAAAAACTGAAATGAACTACCAAGATTGTCGTTTTCCTGCAGTTTTCTAGTGCACCAGGGCTAGTTCATACTTTCCTACATATAGAAagttcataattaaaatattcctTTGTGATGGCGTATAACTCTgatcatttaatttttaaaagtttttaagAAAATTGGTTTATGGAAATTAGTGCAGTTTATTGACGCTAAGTTTTACTTGTCATATTCACCATAGTGGTGTAGAAGGATAGGTTAATGTGTTTTGGTTTGTATTTCAGAATTGAAATCCATTATTTCTCCGGTAAAGGAAGATCGTCAAATGAGGCAGACTTCATGTGTCAAAGATACTGAAACTTCCCATGCTAAGAAgcaaaagaaaatgaaagaaacaGCAAGTACATCTCATATGTCAAGGCATAACCAAACTTGTGATATTCCACGTAAACTCATATTCTCTTAACTTCTGTATTTTGCTCTGCTGCTTTTGTATTTCGTAATCATTTCTCTTTCTGATTTACATCTTTCTAAATAAATTTACTGGTCTGATTGGTTTGCTACTTCTGGTTTTACATCTTACTTCAGAAACAAATGCCAGTTTATCCCCTGCAATTCCACTTGTATCCACTGAGGTTATTAAAAGAACAGATGGCCACTGGCAAAAGAAAATAAGCAAGGAATCATGTGCAGATTGTCAGTCTCCCATGTCAGGCAAGAGCACATGTACCTGAAGGATTTACCTTTTTTCTCCTTATTTTTCTAATAGTTTATCTTTGCAAAAGATATTTCAGTTGGATATATAGATCCTGTTCAAATTAGCTACTTTTCAGTTGGTATCCACAAAGATACTTTCAGAGATGAGCACCCTCTgaatgaaattaataaaaacaaacCGAAGCATAGAGTATATAGGGATTTTCTTCTTCAATTAttgttatgtttaatttttgaaCACATATTGTTGATTAGGAAAAGgcgaaaattcaaatttgtgaATTGAAGACGTTGGTTGTTTCAGTTTAGACAGGACAAAAGTGTCACCAGACCATAAATTTGAGAACATAAATTGCTTTTATTGAAGTCAACTGAAAAGAGTAATTGAAAGGCAATGTCTATGATGCAGGTGTTGAGCTTACTGAAGATGCTAAACCAAAGAATTCGGATGCTGATAATGTTGTTTTTTCAGTTAAGGAGTTTTACATAAAAGCTGCCGCTGAGGAACCTCTTCCAACTGATCCTGCTACAATTGCATCCTGGACGTAAGTAGTTTTATCATTTTAACCAATAAAATTAGCTAAATACTTCTATAACAGCTTAATTATTAAGCTAGACAGCTAGAATTCAGTTATGGTTGAGAACATGGAGCTGTCGTCATGTAGACTATAAATGATAAATCACGAAGTAATCACTTTGGATAATTCTGTTAGGAGTTCCTTTTTGTGATGTGTTTCCTATTCCAAGTTATCAGTTGTTGGAATTAATCACTCTGTTGTTTATCGATGTTTGCGCAGCTCGTCACTAAGTATCTTTATGTTTAATCTTCCTAGGTAATCTCTTCAATAAATCAGTAAAAGTAATTTGAAGGATTCAAAATATACTCTATGTTACTTCCTGAAATATCTAgcatattgttaataatatcTGAAGTTGTTAATTGTTCATACCTCAAGTATATTTAATGCCTTGTCATCTTACTTCTAATCAAactattatctatttatattcaGAGGAAGCTTCATATTGAAAGATGAGAAGACCAGTATCAGTTTTCAGGCTCATCCAAGATCACAAGGTCTCTCAAAGGTGAAAGAGTTCTGTAGAAAAATGCCCGAAGTTCTTGAGTTTGAGCTCTGTTTGTACGAGGATTTCTTAAGAACTGTTTTTAAGGGATGTGATCCTGATGACCAAGACATTGGACTGTATTTTTTTCCTGACGACAGGATTAGGTTTGTTTTGGCACCACCTAATTCTGTTTTCTAGAATTTTCCctttaaaatagatttttagtaATTTCTTTCATTTGAAGGCCGAATGCGTACATTTCCCACTTAGAGCAGTTATCGGGAAATTTCTTTTTGAGAAGCTGCATTGATGGAGTCGAGTTGCTCGTCTTTACTTCTAAAGTTCTGCACAAAGATTATCGTAGTGAGTTTTTAATCTCTCTGCTGCCTTGTCTATTAAAACACCCTGTAATTTTTTGTATCATGCTCCTATATGTTAAGAGGTTTCTTtctttcattttattatattatttggggggggggggggacatTGTTTAATCCTGTGTTTAAGTAATTTTAGTGTTCAACTTGTTCGAGCGGGCCACTTCATGTTGATCTAGTATAGCCAGTAATCATGCACTCTGGTCATTAAAAGTACCGTGCCAACTAGGACATGGCTTTATAATGCTTTCAGAGTAGTACTTAACTGTGGCAATATTAGTCCCTGAAAATGCCTTGTGATAGAATGTTGAATCATGTTTATTTCTCCTTCACTTGTTCATAACGCGCgcttaattattttgaattttcccttctgatatattttaatttatttctggCAACTTTGTTTTTCCAGAGCGGAATAAGTGTGACTTTTTGTGGGGAATATATCGACATCGTCATAGGAAGCTCAAAGTTGCAGTAGAGGAAACAATGGTTGTCGACATGGATATTGATTCAGAGGAAGTCGACATGGAAGTCGACATGATAGGTGGAGAAACTGTAGGCACGGTTGATGTTGTAGTTCCAAAGCAGTTGACTGAGAGCGATATTGACATTCCACCAGGATTTAGCCCATCAATGAGGGGACAATGGAAGACGAAGATAAAACAGGAAGTTTGGAAGTTTTAATGGAACAACCAGAGTTGACCTAGATGTTTATACAACCGTCCTGATTAATGACTGCAATCTCCTCTTCATAGGAGGTAATAAATGTTTAGGATATAATGTGATGGCAAACAAACCTCATGTGTAAGAATGTTGTTTTCTTCTTTACAAATGGTCTGGAAGGTTTGTAGGGCCTGAATTGAAATTATTTCGACATTGAGCATGTTTTGAAATGTTTTTGCTGAGGAACCTTGATGACCTCAGAGATGTAAAGAAATTGCTGCCT of Daucus carota subsp. sativus chromosome 3, DH1 v3.0, whole genome shotgun sequence contains these proteins:
- the LOC108210965 gene encoding PHD finger-containing protein 1 isoform X1; this encodes MGEDKVCDTCGDIGYETALVICKKCKVGCEHLYCMRKFYMAAPADWCCEMCKSISMDSSDCGLKKESFKAVTCDLSTKLHHGPKDFTDRKSFCKGARGNWHEKAVGTGKTKYLWTSEVKNMPSGEKKGESTCVGPVSRKPSKSIASEHNIASMKPKSIIYADSSFMVKSNPKFGPSRNSSVRSGNIQNNTSVKKVKELKSIISPVKEDRQMRQTSCVKDTETSHAKKQKKMKETASTSHMSRHNQTCDIPQTNASLSPAIPLVSTEVIKRTDGHWQKKISKESCADCQSPMSGKSTCVELTEDAKPKNSDADNVVFSVKEFYIKAAAEEPLPTDPATIASWTGSFILKDEKTSISFQAHPRSQGLSKVKEFCRKMPEVLEFELCLYEDFLRTVFKGCDPDDQDIGLYFFPDDRIRPNAYISHLEQLSGNFFLRSCIDGVELLVFTSKVLHKDYRKRNKCDFLWGIYRHRHRKLKVAVEETMVVDMDIDSEEVDMEVDMIGGETVGTVDVVVPKQLTESDIDIPPGFSPSMRGQWKTKIKQEVWKF
- the LOC108210965 gene encoding PHD finger-containing protein 1 isoform X2 codes for the protein MDKVCDTCGDIGYETALVICKKCKVGCEHLYCMRKFYMAAPADWCCEMCKSISMDSSDCGLKKESFKAVTCDLSTKLHHGPKDFTDRKSFCKGARGNWHEKAVGTGKTKYLWTSEVKNMPSGEKKGESTCVGPVSRKPSKSIASEHNIASMKPKSIIYADSSFMVKSNPKFGPSRNSSVRSGNIQNNTSVKKVKELKSIISPVKEDRQMRQTSCVKDTETSHAKKQKKMKETASTSHMSRHNQTCDIPQTNASLSPAIPLVSTEVIKRTDGHWQKKISKESCADCQSPMSGKSTCVELTEDAKPKNSDADNVVFSVKEFYIKAAAEEPLPTDPATIASWTGSFILKDEKTSISFQAHPRSQGLSKVKEFCRKMPEVLEFELCLYEDFLRTVFKGCDPDDQDIGLYFFPDDRIRPNAYISHLEQLSGNFFLRSCIDGVELLVFTSKVLHKDYRKRNKCDFLWGIYRHRHRKLKVAVEETMVVDMDIDSEEVDMEVDMIGGETVGTVDVVVPKQLTESDIDIPPGFSPSMRGQWKTKIKQEVWKF
- the LOC108210965 gene encoding PHD finger-containing protein 1 isoform X4, which translates into the protein MGEDKVCDTCGDIGYETALVICKKCKVGCEHLYCMRKFYMAAPADWCCEMCKSISMDSSDCGLKKESFKAVTCDLSTKLHHGPKDFTDRKSFCKGARGNWHEKAVGTGKTKYLWTSEVKNMPSGEKKGESTCVGPVSRKPSKSIASEHNIASMKPKSIIYADSSFMVKSNPKFGPSRNSSVRSGNIQNNTSVKKVKELKSIISPVKEDRQMRQTSCVKDTETSHAKKQKKMKETASTSHMSRHNQTCDIPQTNASLSPAIPLVSTEVIKRTDGHWQKKISKESCADCQSPMSVKEFYIKAAAEEPLPTDPATIASWTGSFILKDEKTSISFQAHPRSQGLSKVKEFCRKMPEVLEFELCLYEDFLRTVFKGCDPDDQDIGLYFFPDDRIRPNAYISHLEQLSGNFFLRSCIDGVELLVFTSKVLHKDYRKRNKCDFLWGIYRHRHRKLKVAVEETMVVDMDIDSEEVDMEVDMIGGETVGTVDVVVPKQLTESDIDIPPGFSPSMRGQWKTKIKQEVWKF
- the LOC108210965 gene encoding PHD finger-containing protein 1 isoform X3; amino-acid sequence: MGEDKVCDTCGDIGYETALVICKKCKVGCEHLYCMRKFYMAAPADWCCEMCKSISMDSSDCGLKKESFKAVTCDLSTKLHHGPKDFTDRKSFCKGARGNWHEKAVGTGKTKYLWTSEVKNMPSGEKKGESTCVGPVSRKPSKSIASEHNIASMKPKSIIYADSSFMVKSNPKFGPSRNSSVRSGNIQNNTSVKKVKELKSIISPVKEDRQMRQTSCVKDTETSHAKKQKKMKETASTSHMSRHNQTCDIPQTNASLSPAIPLVSTEVIKRTDGHWQKKISKESCADCQSPMSGVELTEDAKPKNSDADNVVFSVKEFYIKAAAEEPLPTDPATIASWTGSFILKDEKTSISFQAHPRSQGLSKVKEFCRKMPEVLEFELCLYEDFLRTVFKGCDPDDQDIGLYFFPDDRIRPNAYISHLEQLSGNFFLRSCIDGVELLVFTSKVLHKDYRKRNKCDFLWGIYRHRHRKLKVAVEETMVVDMDIDSEEVDMEVDMIGGETVGTVDVVVPKQLTESDIDIPPGFSPSMRGQWKTKIKQEVWKF